One stretch of Alcaligenes aquatilis DNA includes these proteins:
- the aat gene encoding leucyl/phenylalanyl-tRNA--protein transferase → MSLVWVTPDQALPSPEHASPEGLVAAGLDLSVPRLLEAYSQGMFPWYSPGDPVLWWSPDPRMVLEVDKFKISRSLGKKLRQIARQQDQNEARLRVTCDLAFEQVIGQCAAQRSATGTWISPDIQQVYTDLHHSGYAHSIETWMDNKLVGGLYGVNLGRFFFGESMFALQTDASKIALAHLVDFLKFAGIPYIDCQQETSHLASLGASPIPRADFMDALAWAMNQPSPVWPHGALQLGQPPTC, encoded by the coding sequence CACGCCAGCCCGGAAGGGCTGGTGGCTGCCGGTCTGGATTTAAGTGTTCCACGTCTGCTAGAAGCCTACAGTCAGGGCATGTTTCCCTGGTACAGCCCTGGCGACCCGGTACTGTGGTGGTCGCCTGATCCGCGCATGGTGCTGGAAGTGGACAAATTCAAGATTTCCCGCTCCTTGGGCAAGAAGCTGCGCCAGATTGCACGCCAGCAAGATCAGAACGAGGCCCGCCTTCGTGTCACCTGCGATCTGGCTTTCGAGCAAGTCATCGGCCAATGCGCCGCGCAACGCAGCGCCACCGGTACCTGGATCAGCCCGGATATTCAGCAGGTCTATACCGACTTGCATCACAGCGGCTACGCCCACAGCATAGAAACCTGGATGGATAACAAGCTGGTCGGTGGTTTGTATGGCGTGAATCTGGGCCGCTTCTTTTTTGGCGAATCCATGTTTGCCTTACAAACCGATGCCAGCAAAATAGCCCTGGCCCATCTGGTGGATTTTCTGAAATTTGCCGGGATACCGTATATAGACTGCCAGCAAGAGACATCGCATCTGGCCAGTCTGGGCGCCAGCCCCATTCCCCGAGCGGATTTCATGGATGCCCTGGCCTGGGCCATGAACCAGCCCAGCCCGGTTTGGCCACACGGGGCTTTGCAACTAGGCCAGCCCCCAACTTGCTAG
- a CDS encoding arginyltransferase produces MNYPKAPTSPQTLQFYSTASYRCSYLPEQQARSLVAAPAHLINDAVYSKLVQQGFRRSGTFTYRPYCDQCRACQPLRCDTLHFQPDRAQRRAKKRHGHLIVQDLPLHWNAEHYELYRRYQASRHPGAGMDEDDQSQYAQFLLASHVTSRLLEFREPDGTLKIVAVIDVLQDGLSAVYTFFDPDDTGSLGTYAVLWQLDYCRQQSLPWLYLGYWIEESRKMTYKTRFRPYQLLIKGRWEWLA; encoded by the coding sequence ATGAATTATCCCAAAGCACCCACCAGTCCCCAAACGCTGCAATTCTATTCCACGGCCAGCTACCGTTGCAGCTACCTGCCAGAACAACAGGCACGCTCTCTGGTTGCCGCTCCTGCGCACCTGATTAACGACGCGGTTTACTCCAAGCTAGTCCAACAAGGCTTCCGACGCAGCGGCACCTTTACCTATCGTCCCTATTGCGACCAATGCCGCGCTTGCCAGCCCTTGCGTTGCGACACTCTGCACTTTCAGCCTGACCGTGCCCAGCGCCGTGCCAAAAAACGTCATGGCCATCTGATCGTGCAAGATCTGCCCCTGCACTGGAACGCCGAGCACTACGAGCTGTATCGCCGCTACCAGGCCAGCCGCCATCCCGGTGCCGGCATGGACGAAGACGACCAGTCCCAGTACGCCCAGTTTCTGCTGGCCAGCCATGTCACCTCACGCCTGCTGGAGTTTCGCGAGCCCGACGGCACCTTGAAAATCGTGGCGGTCATTGATGTGCTGCAAGACGGACTCTCCGCTGTCTATACCTTTTTTGATCCCGACGACACCGGCAGTCTGGGCACCTACGCCGTACTCTGGCAACTGGATTATTGCCGTCAACAATCCCTGCCCTGGCTCTATTTAGGCTATTGGATCGAAGAAAGCCGTAAAATGACCTACAAAACCCGCTTTCGCCCCTACCAGCTCCTGATAAAAGGTCGTTGGGAATGGCTGGCTTAA
- a CDS encoding quinone-dependent dihydroorotate dehydrogenase yields MSALFSLYPLARRVLFSLDAEHAHELTLKSLHCAHQTPILGSLLKSLPSKPLELMGMKLRNPVGLAAGLDKNGAHIDALGALGFGFVEVGTVTPKAQPGNPKPRLFRLPEANSLINRFGFNNDGLDTFIENVRKSQFRSQGGILGLNIGKNASTPIEQADQDYLTCLRAVYPHADYVTVNISSPNTQNLRALQAQDELARLLGSLQTLRTELAEEHQRYVPIVVKIAPDLDQSQIDAIADTVPSQGLDGIIATNTTLSREAVQGLQHGQEQGGLSGPPVHELSLNVIRRLREQLGPDFPIIGVGGIESGRQAQEKIQAGAQAVQLYTGLIYKGPALISECIRAL; encoded by the coding sequence ATGTCTGCCCTATTCAGCCTTTATCCCTTGGCTCGCCGGGTGCTGTTCAGTCTGGATGCTGAACACGCCCACGAACTGACTCTGAAATCCCTGCATTGCGCCCACCAAACCCCTATTTTGGGCAGCTTGCTCAAAAGCCTGCCCAGCAAGCCTCTGGAACTGATGGGCATGAAGCTACGCAATCCCGTAGGGCTGGCCGCTGGTCTGGATAAGAATGGCGCACATATCGATGCCTTGGGCGCACTGGGCTTTGGTTTTGTTGAAGTCGGCACCGTTACTCCGAAAGCACAGCCCGGCAATCCCAAACCTCGCCTGTTCCGTCTGCCTGAAGCCAATAGCCTGATCAACCGCTTTGGCTTTAACAACGACGGCCTGGACACCTTTATCGAGAATGTGCGTAAAAGCCAGTTTCGTTCACAAGGTGGCATTCTGGGTCTGAACATTGGCAAGAACGCGAGCACGCCTATTGAGCAGGCCGATCAGGACTATCTGACCTGCCTGCGTGCGGTCTACCCTCACGCCGATTACGTCACTGTGAATATCTCTTCGCCTAATACGCAAAACCTACGTGCACTGCAAGCTCAAGACGAGCTGGCTCGCCTGCTGGGCTCCTTGCAGACGCTGCGTACCGAATTAGCAGAAGAACACCAACGCTACGTGCCTATCGTAGTGAAAATCGCACCCGATCTGGATCAATCGCAAATTGATGCCATCGCTGACACCGTTCCCTCGCAAGGACTGGACGGCATTATTGCCACCAACACCACCTTGTCACGTGAGGCCGTTCAAGGTTTGCAGCATGGTCAAGAGCAAGGCGGTTTGTCCGGCCCACCGGTGCACGAGCTGTCCTTGAACGTCATTCGTCGTCTGCGCGAGCAATTGGGACCGGACTTCCCGATTATTGGTGTGGGCGGTATTGAATCCGGCCGTCAGGCTCAGGAAAAAATCCAGGCAGGTGCCCAGGCGGTGCAGCTATATACCGGCTTGATTTACAAAGGCCCCGCACTGATTTCCGAGTGCATTCGCGCTCTGTAA
- the phaP gene encoding TIGR01841 family phasin (Members of this family are phasins (small proteins associated with inclusions such as PHA granules). Note that several different families of phasins have been named PhaP despite very little sequence similarity to each other.), with protein MSAIPQNVLESQQATLNNLFAAQGQLLQGFEKLVGLNLNLLRSSLEQAAGQSQQVINAKDVQDVVALSQNVAKPNAAQALEYGKSVYDIFSDLQLNLSRIAEAQLAQGQQHAADAIDQLAKNAPTGTESAVALLKSSFATASNAAETVVKAARQAADAAESNIQAATNASLKAAAQVTEASNKTVEAAAAAATAATSKK; from the coding sequence ATGAGTGCTATTCCACAAAACGTACTGGAATCCCAACAAGCTACTTTGAACAACCTGTTCGCTGCCCAAGGTCAATTGCTGCAAGGCTTTGAAAAGCTGGTTGGTCTGAACCTGAATCTGCTGCGCAGTTCGCTGGAACAAGCGGCTGGCCAATCCCAGCAAGTCATCAATGCCAAAGACGTGCAAGACGTTGTGGCCCTGTCGCAAAACGTGGCCAAGCCTAATGCTGCTCAGGCTCTGGAATACGGCAAAAGCGTGTACGACATTTTCTCCGACCTGCAACTGAATCTGTCGCGTATCGCTGAGGCTCAACTGGCTCAAGGTCAACAGCACGCTGCTGACGCGATTGACCAACTGGCCAAAAATGCCCCTACCGGCACCGAAAGCGCTGTTGCTTTGTTGAAGTCCTCCTTCGCCACGGCTTCCAATGCTGCTGAGACCGTTGTTAAGGCGGCTCGCCAAGCTGCTGATGCTGCTGAAAGCAACATCCAGGCTGCTACCAACGCCAGCTTGAAAGCGGCTGCTCAAGTGACTGAAGCCAGCAACAAAACGGTTGAAGCGGCTGCCGCTGCTGCAACTGCTGCTACCAGCAAGAAGTAA